One part of the Gossypium raimondii isolate GPD5lz chromosome 1, ASM2569854v1, whole genome shotgun sequence genome encodes these proteins:
- the LOC105786380 gene encoding uncharacterized protein LOC105786380 isoform X2: MLGLEMPLHPQPQQQPQNPQSVQNPHSLHHQQQHPQVVAYAHHETQHVKQGYHPFGSKPKQISTISDEDEPGFTLDDGGSKRKASPWQRMKWTDNMVRLLIMAVYYIGDDQASSEGGNNNDPSGKKKGGGGSGGLLQKKGKWKSVSRAMMEKGFYVSPQQCEDKFNDLNKRYKRVNEILGKGTACEVVENQRLLESMDLSPKMKDEVKKLLNSKHLFFREMCAYHNSCGHVTQEVANETPPQMQQRCLHSSDNAQIGGNPAGGSTETLKLEESDDEDDDDDDDESDGDDDDDDDETMDGHDEDQNVENSSRKRPRKGGVSPSMQQLSNEVTKVIQDGSKNSWEKKHWLKMKLMQLEEQEVSYQCEAFELEKQRLKWVKFSGKKEREMEKSKLENQRKRLENERMVLIVRQQELELVDMSDVRQHASNKRGDLSSFTS, translated from the coding sequence ATGTTAGGCCTTGAAATGCCATTACACCCTCAACCCCAACAACAACCTCAAAACCCCCAAAGTGTTCAAAACCCACATAGTTTacatcatcaacaacaacacCCACAAGTGGTTGCTTATGCTCACCATGAAACACAACATGTTAAACAAGGTTACCACCCTTTTGGTTCTAAACCCAAACAGATATCCACTATTAGTGATGAAGATGAGCCTGGTTTCACTCTTGACGATGGTGGTAGTAAGAGAAAAGCTTCACCATGGCAAAGAATGAAATGGACTGATAACATGGTCAGGTTATTGATAATGGCTGTTTATTACATTGGTGATGATCAAGCTAGTTCAGAAGGTGGTAATAATAATGATCCTAGTGGTAAGAAAAAAGGTGGTGGTGGTAGTGGTGGGTTACTACAAAAGAAAGGGAAATGGAAATCAGTGTCAAGGGCAATGATGGAGAAAGGGTTTTATGTATCACCACAACAATGTGAAGATAAGTTCAATGATTTGAATAAAAGGTATAAAAGGGTTAATGAAATCCTTGGTAAAGGGACTGCTTGTGAAGTAGTTGAAAATCAAAGGTTGCTTGAATCAATGGATTTATCACCTAAAATGAAGGATGAAGTTAAGAAATTGTTGAATTCTAAGCACTTGTTTTTTAGAGAAATGTGTGCTTATCATAATAGTTGTGGTCATGTAACACAAGAGGTGGCTAATGAGACACCACCTCAAATGCAACAAAGGTGCCTCCATTCATCGGATAATGCTCAAATCGGCGGCAATCCAGCCGGTGGTTCGACCGAGACATTGAAGTTAGAAGAGtctgatgatgaagatgatgatgatgatgatgatgagtctgatggtgatgatgatgatgatgatgatgaaacaATGGATGGACATGATGAAGATCAAAATGTTGAGAACTCTTCACGTAAAAGGCCTAGAAAGGGAGGTGTGTCACCATCGATGCAACAATTGAGCAATGAAGTAACGAAAGTGATACAAGATGGATCAAAGAATAGTTGGGAGAAGAAGCATTGGCTGAAGATGAAGTTAATGCAATTAGAAGAACAAGAAGTGAGTTATCAATGTGAAGCATTTGAGTTGGAGAAACAAAGGCTTAAATGGGTGAAATTTAGTgggaaaaaagaaagggaaatgGAGAAATCAAAGCTTGAAAATCAACGAAAACGGCTTGAGAATGAACGAATGGTGTTGATTGTAAGGCAACAAGAGCTTGAATTGGTGGACATGAGTGATGTTCGACAACATGCTTCTAATAAAAGGGGAGACCTATCAAGCTTCACTAGTTAA
- the LOC105786380 gene encoding uncharacterized protein LOC105786380 isoform X1 yields the protein METNNGLSGGMFLGIGSGMLGLEMPLHPQPQQQPQNPQSVQNPHSLHHQQQHPQVVAYAHHETQHVKQGYHPFGSKPKQISTISDEDEPGFTLDDGGSKRKASPWQRMKWTDNMVRLLIMAVYYIGDDQASSEGGNNNDPSGKKKGGGGSGGLLQKKGKWKSVSRAMMEKGFYVSPQQCEDKFNDLNKRYKRVNEILGKGTACEVVENQRLLESMDLSPKMKDEVKKLLNSKHLFFREMCAYHNSCGHVTQEVANETPPQMQQRCLHSSDNAQIGGNPAGGSTETLKLEESDDEDDDDDDDESDGDDDDDDDETMDGHDEDQNVENSSRKRPRKGGVSPSMQQLSNEVTKVIQDGSKNSWEKKHWLKMKLMQLEEQEVSYQCEAFELEKQRLKWVKFSGKKEREMEKSKLENQRKRLENERMVLIVRQQELELVDMSDVRQHASNKRGDLSSFTS from the coding sequence ATGGAAACTAATAATGGTTTGTCTGGTGGGATGTTTCTAGGGATTGGTTCAGGAATGTTAGGCCTTGAAATGCCATTACACCCTCAACCCCAACAACAACCTCAAAACCCCCAAAGTGTTCAAAACCCACATAGTTTacatcatcaacaacaacacCCACAAGTGGTTGCTTATGCTCACCATGAAACACAACATGTTAAACAAGGTTACCACCCTTTTGGTTCTAAACCCAAACAGATATCCACTATTAGTGATGAAGATGAGCCTGGTTTCACTCTTGACGATGGTGGTAGTAAGAGAAAAGCTTCACCATGGCAAAGAATGAAATGGACTGATAACATGGTCAGGTTATTGATAATGGCTGTTTATTACATTGGTGATGATCAAGCTAGTTCAGAAGGTGGTAATAATAATGATCCTAGTGGTAAGAAAAAAGGTGGTGGTGGTAGTGGTGGGTTACTACAAAAGAAAGGGAAATGGAAATCAGTGTCAAGGGCAATGATGGAGAAAGGGTTTTATGTATCACCACAACAATGTGAAGATAAGTTCAATGATTTGAATAAAAGGTATAAAAGGGTTAATGAAATCCTTGGTAAAGGGACTGCTTGTGAAGTAGTTGAAAATCAAAGGTTGCTTGAATCAATGGATTTATCACCTAAAATGAAGGATGAAGTTAAGAAATTGTTGAATTCTAAGCACTTGTTTTTTAGAGAAATGTGTGCTTATCATAATAGTTGTGGTCATGTAACACAAGAGGTGGCTAATGAGACACCACCTCAAATGCAACAAAGGTGCCTCCATTCATCGGATAATGCTCAAATCGGCGGCAATCCAGCCGGTGGTTCGACCGAGACATTGAAGTTAGAAGAGtctgatgatgaagatgatgatgatgatgatgatgagtctgatggtgatgatgatgatgatgatgatgaaacaATGGATGGACATGATGAAGATCAAAATGTTGAGAACTCTTCACGTAAAAGGCCTAGAAAGGGAGGTGTGTCACCATCGATGCAACAATTGAGCAATGAAGTAACGAAAGTGATACAAGATGGATCAAAGAATAGTTGGGAGAAGAAGCATTGGCTGAAGATGAAGTTAATGCAATTAGAAGAACAAGAAGTGAGTTATCAATGTGAAGCATTTGAGTTGGAGAAACAAAGGCTTAAATGGGTGAAATTTAGTgggaaaaaagaaagggaaatgGAGAAATCAAAGCTTGAAAATCAACGAAAACGGCTTGAGAATGAACGAATGGTGTTGATTGTAAGGCAACAAGAGCTTGAATTGGTGGACATGAGTGATGTTCGACAACATGCTTCTAATAAAAGGGGAGACCTATCAAGCTTCACTAGTTAA
- the LOC105786378 gene encoding pyruvate kinase 1, cytosolic, which yields MHSTHLLLEEPIRMASILEPSKASFFPAMTKIVGTLGPKSRSVEVICGCLKAGMSVARFDFSWHDPEYHQETLENLKAAVKLTKKLCAVMLDTVGAEMQVVNKSEKAISLEADATVVLTPDAGQEASSELLPINFDGLSKAVKKGDTIFIGQYLFTGSETTSVWLEVSEVKGDDVVCVIKNSATLAGSLFTLHGSQIRIGLPTLTDKDKEVISTWGVQNKIDFLSLSYTRHAEDVRQAREFLSKLGDLYQTQIFAKIENIEGLNHFDEILQEADGIILSRGNLGIDLPPEKVFLFQKAALYKCNMAGKPAVVTRVVDSMTDNLRPTRAEATDVANAVLDGSDAILLGAETLRGLYPVETISTVGKICSEAEKVFNQDMFFKKTVKYVGEPMTHLESIASSAVRAAIKVKASVIICFTSSGRAARLIAKYRPTMPVLSVVIPRLKTNQLKWSFSGAFEARQSLIVRGLFPMLADPRHPAESTSASNESVLKVALDHGKAAGVIKSHDRVVVCQKVGDASVVKIIELED from the exons ATGCATTCGACTCATCTGCTACTCGAAGAGCCAATCAGGATGGCTTCAATCCTGGAGCCATCGAAGGCT AGCTTTTTTCCGGCAATGACGAAGATAGTGGGAACTTTAGGTCCAAAATCTCGATCCGTGGAAGTTATTTGCGGCTGCCTTAAAGCCGGAATGTCTG TGGCTAGGTTTGATTTCTCGTGGCATGATCCGGAGTATCATCAGGAAACTTTAGAAAATTTGAAGGCTGCCGTTAAACTCACTAAGAAGCTTTGTGCG GTTATGTTGGATACCGTGGGTGCTGAGATGCAGGTTGTTAATAAAAGTGAGAAAGCCATCTCACTTGAGGCAGATGCTACGGTTGTTTTGACACCGGATGCAGGACAGGAGGCCTCTTCAGAATTATTGCCAATCAACTTTGATGGATTGTCGAAG GCAGTGAAGAAGGGAGACACTATTTTCATCGGTCAGTACCTGTTTACTGGGAGTGAAACCACATCTGTATGGCTGGAG GTTAGTGAGGTAAAAGGAGATGATGTGGTTTGTGTGATTAAGAACTCTGCAACATTGGCTGGGTCATTGTTCACTTTGCATGGCTCTCAAATTCGTATTGGTTTGCCTACCCTCACTGATAAAGACAAGGAG GTTATAAGTACTTGGGGAGTTCAAAACAAAATTGACTTTCTCTCACTATCATACACACGACATGCAGAAGATGTTCGCCAA GCTCGTGAGTTTCTTTCAAAGTTGGGTGACCTCTATCAGACTCAAATATTTGCAAAGATTGAGAACATAGAG gGATTAAACCATTTTGATGAGATTCTTCAGGAAGCAGATGGTATCATTCTTTCCCGTGGAAATTTGGGCATTGATCTCCCACCTGAGAAG GTGTTCTTATTTCAAAAAGCTGCTCTTTATAAGTGTAACATGGCTGGAAAGCCTGCAGTTGTCACTCGTGTTGTGGACAGTATGACCGACAACTTGAGGCCAACTCGTGCTGAGGCAACTGATGTTGCCAATGCTGTTCTTGATG GAAGTGATGCGATTCTTCTTGGTGCTGAGACCTTGCGTGGGTTATACCCTGTTGAAACCATTTCTACTGTTGGCAAAATTTGTTCTGAG GCAGAGAAGGTATTCAACCAGGACATGTTTTTCAAGAAGACTGTTAAATATGTTGGAGAGCCAATGACCCACTTGGAATCCATTGCTTCCTCTGCG GTACGAGCAGCAATTAAGGTGAAGGCATCAGTTATTATATGTTTCACATCATCAGGGAGAGCTGCAAG ATTGATTGCGAAGTACAGACCAACAATGCCGGTTCTCTCAGTTGTCATCCCTCGCCTTAAGACAAACCAATTGAAGTGGAGCTTCAGTGGGGCCTTTGAG GCAAGGCAGTCCCTCATCGTCAGAGGTCTTTTCCCCATGCTTGCTGATCCCCGACATCCT GCGGAGTCTACAAGTGCATCGAATGAGTCAGTTTTGAAGGTTGCACTTGACCATGGGAAGGCTGCCGGAGTTATTAAGTCACATGATCGAGTCGTTGTTTGCCAGAAGGTCGGGGATGCTTCTGTGGTGAAGATTATCGAGCTCGAAGATTAA